AGGCCGTGGACGTCGCGGACCTCGAGGCCCGCCTTCTCGAGGAAGGCGACGGTCTCGCCGACGGGGCGCATGTACATGTCGGGGGCGATGAAGGACTCGATGAAGGGGCCGCCGCCCGGCCACTTGCCGGTGCGCGACATCTGCTGGATCAGCACGCGACCGCCGGGCTTGACCGAGCGGTGCAGGACCGAGGCGTACGTCGGGTAGTTGCGCTGGCCGACGTGCTCGCCCATCTCGATCGAGGAGACGGCGTCGAAGTGGTCGCGCTCGGGGACCTCGCGGTAGTCCTGCAGGCGGATCTCGACCCGGTCGCCCAGGCCGCGCTCGGCGATGCGGGCGTCGATGAACTTCTTCTGCTCCGCAGCGATGGTCACGCCGACGACCCGGGCGCCGAACTTCTCCGCGGCGCGCAGCGACATCGAGCCCCAGCCGCAGCCGACGTCGAGCAGCGTCGAGCCCTCGGTGACGCCGAGCTTGGTGAGGACCAGGTCGAGCTTGGCCTCCTGGGCCTCCCGCAGCGGCTGGTCGGGCGAGGAGTGGTAGCCCGAGGAGTAGGCCATGTGGGGCTCGAGGATCAGCGAGTAGAACTCGTTGGAGAGGTCGTAGTGGTGGCTGATCGCGCGGCGGTCGCGAAGCGCGCTGTGCAGCCGGCCCTTGATGTTGGCCTGCGAGGCGGGGGCGGCCGGGGGGCGACTGATCGCCTTGAGGTCGAGCGCAGCGCGTACGGCGGCGATGATCGCCGACGGCGAGGGGCGTACGCCGGACAGGCCGCGCTCCTTGGCGACAGCGAAGGCGTAGGTCAGCGCCTTGTCGAGGTCCCAGCCGTCGACCTCGGGCACGTCGAGCTCACCGGTGACGTAGGCCTGCGCGGCGCCGAGCTCGCCAGGGTGCCAGAGCAGACGGCGTACGGCGTCGATCGAGTGGAGCACGACGAGCGGCCCGTCGGGGGACCCGGCCTCGGAGCCGTCCCAGGCGCGCAGCCGCACCGGCAGCTCGCCGCCGACGAACGGTGCGACGGCGTCGGCCAGGCGCTGGGCGATGCCGGTGGTCTCGAGACGGCCGTGGCCGGCCTCCTCGACCAACGTGTGGGGGTTGGTGGTCATGGCGATCAGTCCCTCGTGAAGGTCAGCTGGTTGACGTCGATGTAGCCGGCGGCGAAGCCCGCACGGCTGTACTCGAGGTAGAAGTGCCACATCCGCAGGAACGTCTCGTCGAAGCCGAG
The Nocardioides plantarum genome window above contains:
- a CDS encoding SAM-dependent methyltransferase, whose product is MTTNPHTLVEEAGHGRLETTGIAQRLADAVAPFVGGELPVRLRAWDGSEAGSPDGPLVVLHSIDAVRRLLWHPGELGAAQAYVTGELDVPEVDGWDLDKALTYAFAVAKERGLSGVRPSPSAIIAAVRAALDLKAISRPPAAPASQANIKGRLHSALRDRRAISHHYDLSNEFYSLILEPHMAYSSGYHSSPDQPLREAQEAKLDLVLTKLGVTEGSTLLDVGCGWGSMSLRAAEKFGARVVGVTIAAEQKKFIDARIAERGLGDRVEIRLQDYREVPERDHFDAVSSIEMGEHVGQRNYPTYASVLHRSVKPGGRVLIQQMSRTGKWPGGGPFIESFIAPDMYMRPVGETVAFLEKAGLEVRDVHGLREHYVLTVAGWLERFHANRDRLIELTDEETYRVWELYLVGGSMAFRDGRMGVDQILMVRPGGPHDLPLVRAF